In Pseudomonas sp. DNDY-54, a genomic segment contains:
- a CDS encoding efflux RND transporter periplasmic adaptor subunit, whose amino-acid sequence MPLLSSRGLSRYLCITASICSLLALSGCAEEEQPAHVPPRVAFVEPLQRMDNGPEALRFSGVVESVTSTQLAFQVPGRIERILVDEGERVEKGQPVAKLDDTDYELQRREAEARLRQLEADLVRKRALLAEGILAPAAVEPLQANVVAARVARDSARRDINHSTLEAPFDGVVARRLVEPDMVVATGTPILELQNNQHIEVTVDLPETAALSIPLNSSLQAEGELVIADLTLPLHYKEHSTQPREGSRTYNLTLQGEPPADYNLLPGMAMRVRLQRPPAPTDDKQPNFRLPLNAVQTAPNGSHYLWLAVDGQAKRRDLQLERIEDDHAVVSGELDDDMLVVVAGGSKLSEDQPIKAERRK is encoded by the coding sequence ATGCCGCTTTTATCGTCGAGAGGCCTTTCACGGTATCTCTGTATCACCGCATCGATCTGCAGTTTGCTGGCCCTGTCTGGTTGCGCCGAAGAAGAGCAGCCGGCTCACGTTCCGCCACGCGTCGCGTTCGTTGAACCGCTGCAACGCATGGATAACGGCCCCGAGGCGCTGCGGTTTTCCGGCGTGGTCGAGAGCGTAACCAGCACACAGCTGGCGTTCCAAGTGCCCGGGCGGATCGAACGCATCCTGGTCGACGAGGGCGAACGCGTTGAAAAAGGCCAGCCGGTAGCCAAACTCGACGACACGGACTACGAACTGCAACGGCGAGAAGCCGAAGCCCGGCTGCGCCAGCTGGAGGCGGATCTGGTGCGCAAGCGTGCCCTGTTGGCCGAGGGCATTCTCGCCCCCGCCGCGGTCGAGCCGCTGCAGGCCAATGTGGTGGCGGCGCGGGTCGCCCGTGACAGCGCCCGTCGCGATATCAATCACAGCACGCTGGAGGCGCCTTTTGATGGCGTAGTCGCGCGGCGCCTGGTCGAGCCGGACATGGTGGTTGCCACGGGTACGCCCATTCTCGAACTGCAGAACAATCAGCACATCGAGGTCACGGTAGATCTTCCGGAGACGGCGGCGCTGAGCATTCCGTTGAACAGCAGCTTGCAAGCCGAAGGCGAACTGGTCATCGCTGACCTGACACTGCCGCTGCACTACAAGGAGCACAGCACGCAACCTCGCGAAGGCTCCCGCACCTACAACCTGACACTGCAGGGCGAGCCGCCAGCCGACTACAACCTCTTGCCGGGGATGGCCATGCGCGTTCGTTTGCAGCGCCCGCCTGCTCCGACGGACGACAAGCAGCCCAACTTCCGCCTGCCGCTCAATGCCGTGCAGACAGCACCCAACGGTAGCCATTACCTGTGGCTGGCGGTCGATGGTCAGGCCAAGCGCCGCGATCTGCAGCTCGAGCGGATCGAGGACGACCACGCGGTGGTCAGTGGTGAGCTCGATGACGACATGCTCGTGGTGGTAGCCGGCGGCAGCAAGCTCTCCGAAGACCAACCGATCAAAGCCGAACGGCGGAAATAA
- the bfr gene encoding bacterioferritin: protein MQGQPQVIEYLKELLRGELAARDQYFLHSRMYADWGFTKLYERINHEMEEETQHADALLKRILFLEGTPDMTPEAMHPGHTVPEMLRADLALEYKVREALAKGITLAEQHKDYQTRDILALQLMDTEEDHAYWLEQQLGMIDRIGLQNYLQSQAS from the coding sequence ATGCAAGGTCAGCCACAGGTCATCGAATATCTGAAAGAACTGCTGCGAGGGGAGCTGGCGGCGCGTGATCAGTATTTCCTGCACTCGCGCATGTACGCCGACTGGGGTTTCACCAAGCTCTACGAGCGAATCAATCATGAGATGGAAGAGGAAACCCAGCACGCCGACGCGCTGCTCAAACGCATCCTCTTCCTCGAAGGCACTCCGGACATGACGCCTGAGGCGATGCACCCGGGTCATACCGTCCCCGAAATGTTGCGCGCCGATCTGGCACTCGAATACAAGGTTCGCGAAGCCTTGGCCAAAGGCATCACCCTGGCCGAGCAGCACAAGGACTACCAGACACGGGACATCCTTGCGCTGCAGCTGATGGACACCGAAGAGGACCACGCTTACTGGCTAGAGCAGCAGCTCGGCATGATCGATCGCATCGGCCTGCAGAACTATCTCCAGTCACAAGCTAGCTGA
- a CDS encoding TetR family transcriptional regulator, which produces MRRTKEDAEKTRVALLASAERLFLDKGVAHTSLDQIARDAGVTRGAVYWHFQNKAHLFHEMLNQVRLPPEQMTERLCACTKQQPLRALRELCLEGISALGRDEQKRRVMTILLHRCEFTEELREAEERHHAFINLFIELCEKMLESAAASLHPGVTPRLAARTLHALILGLFSDWTRDPELFDPEKDCAALIDPLFRGMVKDWDNALP; this is translated from the coding sequence ATGCGAAGAACCAAAGAAGACGCCGAAAAGACCCGTGTAGCGCTGCTCGCCTCCGCAGAGCGGCTGTTTCTCGACAAGGGCGTTGCGCATACCAGCCTCGACCAGATCGCCCGTGATGCCGGCGTGACGCGCGGTGCCGTGTATTGGCATTTCCAGAACAAGGCGCACCTGTTTCATGAAATGCTCAATCAGGTCCGCCTGCCGCCCGAGCAGATGACCGAGCGGCTCTGTGCCTGCACCAAGCAACAACCCTTGCGAGCACTGCGGGAGCTTTGCCTTGAGGGAATCAGCGCACTGGGCCGGGACGAGCAGAAGCGTCGTGTCATGACCATTCTGCTGCACCGCTGCGAATTCACCGAGGAGTTACGCGAGGCGGAAGAACGGCATCACGCGTTCATCAATCTGTTTATCGAGCTGTGCGAAAAGATGCTGGAAAGTGCTGCAGCCAGCCTTCATCCGGGCGTGACCCCACGGTTGGCCGCCCGCACGCTGCACGCGCTGATCCTGGGGTTATTCAGTGACTGGACACGCGACCCGGAATTGTTCGACCCGGAAAAAGACTGCGCCGCACTGATCGACCCGCTGTTCCGGGGCATGGTGAAAGACTGGGACAACGCCCTCCCCTGA
- a CDS encoding efflux RND transporter permease subunit, with translation MDLARYAICKPVNIWVLILICLVGGVLAFFEMGRLEDPEFTIKEAIVTVQYPGATALEVEQEVTEPLESAIQELSEVKEIRSRSMIGLAEIRVEIQDRYSGEQLDQIWDQLRNKVGDAQQKLPPGLDPPLVNDDFGDVYGIFFALTGDGLTLKELHEVAKDLRRGLITAEGVGQVEIAGVREERILVEVDQARLAALRLSPQELVAALADADAAVESGGVRAGEFFVHIRPTGAFDSLDALRALPVGQGPQSVDLGSIATLKRDYAERPRQIIRHNGEPALTLGISGISGSNIVEVGRSVEAKLESMQHLMPLGAELHPLYQQHSIVNESVNSFALNVFLSVAIVVGVLCLAMGVRAGVIIGAVLFLTVLGTLLVMWLAGIELERISLGALIIAMGMLVDNAVVVCDGMLIEKQRGRSILEASRKTLQQTQWSLLGATIIGILAFAGIGLSQDTTGEFLFSLFFVIAASLLLSWLLALLVVPLFGYYLLERKGDRDNNDDRGDADEAYSGPIYNRYRRMAGSVLAHPWLTLGILVVLTVLSVLGFSRVPQSFFPPSSTPIFYVNLFLPQGTHIRETSRTAEDVEGYLKQLDGVSDVSTFVGSGASRFMLTYAPEQPNPALMHFLVRTEEPDVIAGLVHEVNQTLPGRYPSADVAAAQFMFGPNAEAKLEARISGPDPEELRRLSAEGQRILHEQGNVFNIRDDWRAPIPVLRPQLALDRLADAGLTRQQVSQALSVASEGEQVSVFRERDELIPILLRATPEDRVEPGDLMQRLIWSPASSRYVPLAQVADGIEATTEESMIRRYGRERTIAVRAEPRDGENTNVAFGRIRPLIEGIELPTGYSLEWGGDHEQSSDAQQALASTLAVPYLAMVLVTVLLFAKVRQPLMIWLVVPMALCGVTLGLLVTGQPFGFMALLGLLSLTGMLIKNAVVLVDEIDRQIEDEVPRLTAIVEASASRLRPVMMAAGTTVLGMVPLLFDPFFANMAVTIMGGLGFATLLTLLAVPCLYLLFMRVKPEET, from the coding sequence ATGGATCTCGCGCGTTACGCCATCTGCAAACCGGTCAACATCTGGGTACTGATCCTGATCTGCCTGGTCGGGGGCGTGCTTGCCTTCTTCGAAATGGGCCGCCTGGAAGACCCCGAATTCACCATCAAGGAAGCCATCGTCACGGTGCAATACCCCGGCGCGACCGCGCTTGAGGTCGAGCAGGAGGTCACCGAGCCGCTGGAAAGCGCCATTCAGGAGCTTTCCGAGGTCAAGGAAATCCGCTCGCGATCGATGATCGGCCTGGCCGAAATACGTGTGGAAATCCAGGATCGCTATTCAGGCGAGCAGCTGGATCAGATCTGGGATCAGCTGCGCAACAAGGTTGGCGATGCCCAGCAGAAGCTGCCGCCAGGCCTCGATCCACCCCTGGTCAACGATGACTTCGGCGACGTCTACGGGATTTTCTTCGCGTTGACCGGCGATGGTCTGACACTCAAGGAGCTGCATGAGGTCGCCAAGGACCTGCGCCGCGGCTTGATCACCGCCGAGGGCGTTGGCCAGGTGGAGATCGCCGGGGTGCGCGAAGAGCGGATTCTCGTCGAGGTCGATCAGGCGCGTCTGGCGGCCTTGCGCCTGTCGCCGCAGGAGCTGGTCGCTGCGCTGGCTGACGCCGATGCCGCGGTGGAATCCGGCGGTGTAAGGGCTGGCGAGTTCTTCGTACATATCCGCCCGACCGGCGCCTTCGATTCGCTGGACGCCCTGCGTGCCTTGCCGGTTGGTCAGGGTCCGCAAAGCGTGGACTTGGGATCGATCGCCACGCTCAAACGCGACTATGCCGAGCGCCCGCGCCAGATCATCAGGCATAACGGTGAGCCGGCATTGACCTTGGGGATCAGCGGGATTTCGGGCAGCAACATCGTCGAGGTGGGCCGCAGCGTCGAGGCGAAGCTGGAGTCCATGCAGCATTTGATGCCGCTGGGTGCCGAGCTGCACCCGCTCTATCAGCAGCACAGCATCGTCAACGAATCGGTCAACAGCTTCGCGCTTAACGTGTTTCTCTCGGTAGCCATCGTCGTGGGCGTGCTGTGCCTGGCGATGGGCGTGCGCGCCGGGGTGATCATCGGCGCGGTGCTGTTCCTCACGGTGCTTGGCACGCTCCTGGTGATGTGGCTGGCCGGAATCGAGTTGGAGCGCATCTCCCTCGGCGCGCTGATCATCGCCATGGGGATGCTGGTGGATAACGCAGTCGTGGTCTGTGACGGCATGCTGATCGAGAAGCAACGCGGCCGAAGCATTCTCGAAGCCTCGCGCAAGACCCTGCAGCAGACCCAATGGTCGCTGCTGGGGGCGACCATCATTGGCATTCTCGCCTTTGCCGGAATTGGCCTGTCGCAGGACACCACGGGCGAATTCCTGTTTTCGCTGTTCTTTGTCATCGCCGCCTCGCTGCTGCTGAGCTGGTTGCTGGCGTTGCTGGTGGTGCCGCTGTTCGGTTACTACCTGCTGGAACGCAAAGGTGACCGGGACAACAATGATGACCGGGGCGATGCGGACGAGGCCTACAGCGGGCCGATATACAACCGCTACCGCCGCATGGCGGGCTCGGTACTCGCCCATCCCTGGCTGACGCTGGGCATTCTGGTAGTCCTCACGGTGCTCAGCGTGCTGGGTTTCAGCCGTGTGCCGCAGAGCTTCTTTCCGCCATCGAGCACGCCGATCTTCTACGTGAACCTGTTCCTGCCGCAGGGCACGCATATCCGCGAGACCAGCCGCACCGCCGAGGATGTCGAGGGTTACCTGAAACAGCTCGACGGTGTCAGTGATGTGTCGACCTTCGTCGGCTCGGGCGCGTCCCGCTTCATGCTCACCTATGCGCCGGAGCAGCCCAATCCTGCGCTGATGCACTTTCTAGTACGCACCGAGGAGCCGGATGTCATCGCCGGGCTGGTGCACGAGGTCAACCAGACCCTGCCGGGCCGTTACCCTTCGGCCGATGTGGCCGCAGCGCAGTTCATGTTCGGCCCGAATGCCGAAGCCAAGCTCGAAGCTCGCATCAGTGGCCCGGATCCTGAAGAGTTACGCAGGCTGTCAGCCGAAGGTCAGAGGATCCTTCACGAGCAGGGCAACGTCTTTAACATCCGCGATGATTGGCGCGCTCCGATTCCCGTGTTGCGCCCGCAACTGGCACTCGACCGCCTGGCCGACGCTGGTCTGACCCGTCAGCAGGTCTCGCAAGCCCTTTCGGTTGCTAGCGAAGGCGAGCAGGTCAGCGTATTCCGGGAGCGGGACGAACTGATCCCGATTCTACTGCGCGCCACACCGGAAGACCGCGTCGAACCGGGCGATCTGATGCAACGGCTGATCTGGAGCCCGGCGAGCAGCCGCTACGTGCCGCTGGCTCAGGTGGCCGATGGCATTGAGGCGACCACCGAGGAATCGATGATTCGTCGTTACGGCCGTGAACGGACCATCGCCGTGCGTGCCGAGCCCCGTGACGGCGAGAACACCAACGTCGCGTTCGGGCGCATTCGCCCGCTGATCGAGGGCATCGAATTGCCGACCGGCTATTCGCTGGAGTGGGGCGGTGATCATGAACAGTCATCGGATGCCCAGCAGGCACTGGCCAGCACGCTGGCGGTGCCATACCTGGCGATGGTGCTGGTCACGGTGCTGCTGTTCGCCAAAGTACGCCAGCCGTTGATGATCTGGCTGGTGGTCCCGATGGCTCTGTGCGGCGTCACCCTCGGGCTGCTGGTTACCGGGCAGCCGTTCGGCTTCATGGCGCTGCTCGGTCTGCTCAGCCTGACCGGCATGCTGATCAAGAACGCCGTGGTGCTGGTGGATGAGATCGACCGGCAGATCGAGGATGAAGTGCCGCGTCTGACCGCCATCGTCGAGGCATCGGCTTCGCGCCTGCGGCCGGTAATGATGGCCGCCGGCACCACAGTGCTGGGCATGGTGCCGCTGCTGTTCGATCCCTTCTTTGCCAACATGGCCGTCACCATCATGGGCGGGCTTGGGTTCGCCACCCTCCTCACCCTGTTGGCCGTCCCGTGCCTGTATCTGTTGTTCATGCGCGTCAAACCGGAGGAAACCTGA
- a CDS encoding PA4780 family RIO1-like protein kinase has protein sequence MKTPKRLEPLVEDGLIDEVLRPLMSGKEAAVYVVRCGDELRCAKVYKEANNRSFRQAVKYQEGRKVRSSRDARAMAKGSKHGRKEKEENWQNAEVAALFRLADAGVRVPKPYDFLDGVLLMEMISGEDGDAAPRLNDVDLHPDDAREFHAFMIHEVVKMLCAGLVHGDLSEFNVLLDEHGPVIIDLPQAVDAAGNNHAFEMLERDVGNMSAYFGQFAPELKFTRYAKEMWALYEEGKLTPESELTGEFAEDEDEADLDAVMREIKATLADQARKEALRNATDEPSDEPPTPPWMRT, from the coding sequence ATGAAAACGCCAAAACGACTCGAGCCGTTGGTCGAGGATGGGCTGATCGACGAAGTGCTGCGCCCGCTGATGAGCGGTAAAGAAGCAGCGGTTTACGTGGTGCGCTGTGGTGATGAGCTGCGCTGCGCCAAGGTCTACAAGGAAGCCAACAACCGCAGCTTCCGACAAGCCGTCAAATATCAGGAGGGCCGCAAGGTCCGCAGCAGCCGCGATGCTCGCGCCATGGCCAAGGGCTCCAAGCACGGGCGCAAGGAAAAAGAGGAAAACTGGCAGAACGCCGAAGTGGCCGCCTTGTTCAGGTTGGCCGATGCCGGCGTGCGCGTGCCCAAACCGTACGACTTCCTCGACGGCGTGCTGTTGATGGAGATGATTTCCGGCGAAGACGGTGATGCTGCGCCGCGTCTCAATGACGTCGACCTCCACCCTGACGATGCGCGGGAATTCCATGCGTTCATGATCCATGAGGTGGTCAAGATGCTCTGTGCCGGCCTGGTGCATGGCGACCTGTCCGAGTTCAACGTACTGCTCGACGAGCACGGCCCAGTGATCATCGACTTGCCGCAGGCGGTGGATGCGGCGGGGAACAACCATGCCTTCGAGATGCTCGAGCGGGACGTTGGCAACATGTCTGCGTACTTCGGGCAGTTTGCGCCCGAGCTCAAATTCACCCGCTATGCCAAGGAAATGTGGGCGCTGTACGAAGAGGGCAAGCTGACACCGGAGTCCGAGCTGACCGGGGAATTCGCCGAGGACGAGGACGAGGCCGATCTGGACGCGGTGATGCGCGAGATCAAGGCCACCCTGGCCGATCAGGCGCGAAAGGAAGCCTTGCGCAACGCAACGGACGAGCCCAGCGACGAGCCGCCCACGCCGCCTTGGATGCGTACCTGA
- a CDS encoding heavy-metal-associated domain-containing protein gives MQTFNVTGMTCGHCERAVTEAIRSRDADAKVEVDLDAGVVKVDTHLDEAAIREAIEEEGYQIR, from the coding sequence ATGCAGACATTCAACGTAACGGGCATGACGTGCGGCCATTGCGAGCGGGCCGTTACCGAGGCGATCCGGTCGCGCGACGCTGATGCCAAGGTTGAGGTGGATCTCGACGCGGGTGTGGTGAAGGTTGATACGCATCTCGACGAGGCGGCAATTCGCGAAGCGATTGAAGAAGAGGGCTATCAGATTCGCTGA
- a CDS encoding efflux transporter outer membrane subunit yields MPSRLPRTPLAWALALMLGACSSVPERPAPDVPESWFHAVRQQPADTEALANWWQQFDDPMLTRTVRQALENNRDIRLAMLRVDSARSQLRQARAGLFPTFDLPGSASRQWIENNNEPDPNSPVGQFVPDEDVITFDNWELALQASWELDIFGATRARTDSARQQIRSAQAQAIAARLAVASNAAQGYMQLRALEGQRALLVEGVELAADLERIAGRLFEAGEVTRLDVEASAAERASLDADLDELDINLAEARLALDTLLAEPPGSTARQLKGSTKVPLADKTIPPGQPLDLLRRRPDLIAEAAQLQAAQLQSLAARRDLFPTLAVQAAVGRSGLALGDAFSTASNFARLGATFGLPFLDYRRRGAAIDLADVEGESAYIGFQQALAEAMEEVERSLVRMDGQQRRLNSLSNTLRHREYAYELAQKSYRLGEANLNEVLDAQRGSLQARQQALQGRAALATSQVALFVALGGGWEMKPGSMSDADNTSEAPEQPEQPEQ; encoded by the coding sequence ATGCCTAGCCGATTGCCCCGCACGCCCCTGGCCTGGGCATTGGCGCTGATGCTCGGCGCCTGCTCCAGCGTGCCGGAGCGACCCGCGCCCGACGTGCCGGAATCCTGGTTTCATGCCGTTCGCCAGCAGCCGGCCGATACCGAGGCGCTTGCCAACTGGTGGCAGCAGTTCGACGACCCGATGCTGACTCGCACAGTGCGCCAGGCGCTTGAGAACAATCGAGACATACGCCTGGCCATGCTGCGGGTCGACTCAGCGCGGTCGCAGCTGCGCCAAGCCCGCGCCGGGCTGTTTCCGACGTTCGATCTACCGGGATCAGCCAGCCGCCAGTGGATCGAGAACAATAACGAGCCAGACCCAAACAGCCCCGTCGGCCAGTTCGTTCCCGATGAGGACGTGATCACCTTCGATAACTGGGAACTGGCGCTGCAGGCCAGCTGGGAACTGGACATCTTTGGCGCCACTCGCGCCCGCACCGACAGTGCCCGACAGCAGATCCGCTCGGCTCAGGCGCAGGCCATAGCGGCTCGTCTGGCGGTGGCTTCCAACGCAGCGCAGGGCTATATGCAATTGCGCGCTCTGGAAGGGCAACGTGCATTGCTGGTCGAGGGAGTAGAGCTGGCAGCCGATCTGGAGCGAATCGCCGGCAGACTGTTCGAAGCCGGCGAAGTCACTCGCTTGGACGTGGAGGCCAGCGCGGCAGAACGTGCGTCGCTGGACGCGGATCTCGATGAGCTGGACATCAACCTGGCCGAAGCGCGGTTGGCGCTGGACACACTACTGGCCGAGCCGCCAGGCAGCACCGCGCGCCAGCTCAAGGGGTCGACCAAGGTGCCGCTCGCAGATAAAACCATCCCACCCGGGCAACCGCTGGACTTGCTGCGCAGACGCCCGGACCTGATCGCTGAAGCCGCTCAACTGCAAGCAGCACAACTGCAATCGCTGGCCGCTCGCCGCGACCTCTTCCCGACGCTGGCTGTGCAGGCTGCGGTCGGACGGTCCGGGCTTGCACTGGGCGATGCCTTTTCCACCGCTTCTAACTTCGCCCGCCTCGGCGCAACCTTTGGTCTGCCCTTCCTCGACTATCGGCGACGCGGTGCGGCCATCGATTTGGCTGATGTAGAGGGTGAAAGCGCGTACATAGGCTTTCAGCAAGCGCTGGCCGAAGCGATGGAGGAAGTCGAGCGTTCACTGGTTCGCATGGATGGGCAGCAACGCCGCCTGAATTCGCTGAGCAACACCCTGCGCCATCGCGAATACGCCTATGAGCTGGCGCAGAAGAGCTATCGACTGGGCGAGGCGAATCTCAACGAGGTGCTGGATGCCCAGCGTGGTTCGCTACAGGCGCGCCAGCAGGCGTTGCAGGGACGAGCCGCCCTGGCAACGTCTCAGGTGGCTTTGTTCGTGGCATTGGGTGGTGGCTGGGAGATGAAGCCGGGCTCCATGTCAGATGCAGACAACACGAGCGAAGCGCCGGAGCAGCCGGAGCAGCCGGAGCAGTAA
- a CDS encoding heavy metal translocating P-type ATPase, whose amino-acid sequence MTSATFTLPITGMTCASCAGRVERALLKVPGVDTAAVNLAAEQVRVEARDADLAGLVQAVEKAGYGVPVQTLELAIEGMTCASCVGRVERALLKVPGVRSASVNLANERARIEVLGAVDSAVLIEAIEAAGYSAQPIDEGRPVADSSEDRLRRDRWAVVAALVLAAPLVIPMFGDLLGQHWMLPPWAQFLLATPVQFILGARFYVAGWKAVRAGAGNMDLLVAIGTSAGYGLSLYQWWAAEAGQMPHLYFEASAVVIALVLLGKYLESRAKRQTSAAIRALEALRPDRAVRVVDGREEDVAIAALRLDDWVLVKPGERFPVDGEVVDGESQADEALISGESLPVNKAPGDRITGGAINGEGRLLVRTTALGGETVLARIIRLVEDAQAAKAPIQKLVDKVSQVFVPAVLVIALLTLAGWLLAGAPAEVALINAVAVLVIACPCALGLATPAAIMAGTGVAARYGILIKDAEALEIAHAVTAVAFDKTGTLTSGEPRIVHLQAVNGDETTLLQQAGALQRGSEHPLAQAVLDRCAEQGIAVADVERSQSLTGRGISGVLDGRSLALGNRRLLDDSGLQPGELASKADAWESEGRTLSWLIETAPQPRVLGLFAFGDRLKDGAAEAIAALNARHIRSHLITGDNRGSARVVAEALQIDSVHAEVLPADKAATVAELKKGGAVVAMVGDGINDAPALAAADVGIAMGGGTDVAMHAAGITLMRGDPKLVPAALEISRRTYRKIQQNLFWAFIYNLVGIPLAAFGFLSPVVAGAAMALSSVSVVSNALLLKRWKPDE is encoded by the coding sequence ATGACCAGCGCAACCTTTACCTTACCGATCACCGGCATGACCTGCGCCAGCTGTGCGGGACGGGTCGAGCGCGCGCTGCTCAAGGTGCCAGGCGTCGATACCGCCGCGGTGAACCTGGCGGCCGAACAGGTCCGGGTTGAAGCGCGCGATGCGGACCTCGCAGGTCTGGTGCAGGCTGTCGAAAAGGCTGGCTACGGTGTGCCCGTCCAGACGCTCGAACTCGCCATCGAGGGCATGACCTGTGCCAGCTGTGTCGGTCGTGTCGAACGCGCCTTGCTGAAGGTGCCCGGTGTACGCAGCGCATCGGTCAACCTAGCCAACGAGCGCGCTCGAATCGAAGTACTCGGGGCAGTCGATTCGGCCGTGTTGATTGAGGCGATCGAAGCGGCAGGTTACAGCGCGCAGCCCATCGACGAAGGGCGGCCCGTGGCAGACAGTAGCGAAGACCGCCTGCGTCGAGATCGCTGGGCCGTTGTCGCTGCGCTGGTACTGGCAGCGCCGCTGGTGATTCCGATGTTCGGCGACCTGCTCGGTCAGCACTGGATGCTGCCACCCTGGGCGCAGTTCCTGCTCGCCACGCCTGTGCAGTTCATTCTCGGGGCGCGTTTCTACGTTGCCGGCTGGAAAGCGGTGCGTGCCGGCGCCGGGAACATGGATCTGCTGGTCGCGATCGGCACCAGCGCCGGCTACGGCCTGAGCCTTTATCAATGGTGGGCCGCCGAAGCCGGGCAGATGCCGCATCTGTATTTCGAAGCATCCGCCGTGGTGATCGCACTCGTGCTGCTGGGCAAGTATTTGGAAAGCCGTGCGAAACGGCAGACCAGTGCGGCGATCCGTGCGTTGGAAGCGCTCAGGCCGGATCGCGCGGTACGTGTGGTCGATGGCCGCGAAGAGGACGTTGCCATCGCCGCCCTGCGCCTGGACGACTGGGTACTGGTCAAGCCTGGTGAACGCTTCCCGGTCGACGGCGAAGTGGTCGACGGTGAGAGCCAGGCCGATGAAGCCCTTATCAGCGGTGAAAGCCTGCCGGTGAACAAAGCGCCCGGGGACCGCATCACAGGCGGCGCAATCAACGGCGAAGGGCGGTTGCTGGTTCGCACCACCGCACTGGGTGGAGAAACGGTGCTGGCCCGCATCATCCGGCTCGTTGAAGACGCCCAGGCTGCCAAAGCACCCATCCAGAAACTGGTAGATAAGGTTAGCCAGGTGTTCGTCCCGGCGGTACTCGTGATCGCCCTGCTGACCCTGGCCGGTTGGCTGTTGGCTGGCGCTCCGGCCGAGGTCGCACTAATCAATGCGGTTGCCGTGCTGGTCATTGCCTGCCCCTGTGCGCTGGGCCTCGCAACACCCGCGGCGATCATGGCTGGGACCGGCGTCGCCGCACGCTACGGCATTCTGATCAAGGACGCCGAGGCGCTGGAAATCGCCCACGCCGTGACTGCCGTAGCCTTCGACAAGACCGGCACACTCACGTCCGGCGAGCCACGCATCGTCCATCTGCAGGCGGTGAACGGCGACGAAACCACGCTGTTGCAACAGGCTGGGGCGCTGCAACGCGGCAGTGAACATCCATTGGCTCAGGCGGTGCTCGACCGTTGCGCAGAACAAGGCATTGCGGTCGCCGATGTCGAGCGCAGCCAGTCGCTGACAGGCCGGGGCATTTCGGGCGTCCTCGACGGCCGCTCGCTGGCACTGGGCAATCGACGACTGCTGGATGACAGCGGCCTACAACCGGGGGAGCTGGCGAGCAAAGCCGACGCCTGGGAAAGCGAAGGCCGCACGCTGTCCTGGCTGATCGAAACGGCGCCGCAGCCTCGCGTGCTCGGCCTGTTCGCCTTCGGCGACCGTCTCAAGGACGGCGCCGCTGAAGCGATCGCAGCGCTCAACGCTCGGCATATTCGCAGTCACTTGATCACGGGCGACAACCGCGGCAGCGCTCGCGTCGTGGCGGAGGCGCTGCAGATCGACAGCGTGCATGCCGAAGTGCTGCCGGCCGACAAGGCCGCCACGGTCGCCGAACTGAAAAAAGGCGGCGCGGTGGTAGCGATGGTCGGCGACGGCATTAACGATGCGCCAGCGCTGGCCGCCGCCGATGTCGGTATCGCCATGGGTGGCGGCACCGATGTCGCCATGCATGCGGCTGGGATCACGCTGATGCGCGGCGATCCAAAACTGGTCCCGGCTGCGCTGGAGATCAGCCGCCGCACCTACCGCAAGATTCAGCAGAACCTGTTTTGGGCGTTCATCTACAACCTGGTAGGCATCCCGCTGGCCGCGTTCGGCTTTCTCAGCCCAGTGGTCGCCGGCGCAGCGATGGCGCTATCCAGCGTCAGCGTGGTCAGCAACGCACTGCTGCTTAAGCGCTGGAAGCCTGACGAGTAA
- the cueR gene encoding Cu(I)-responsive transcriptional regulator, translating to MNIGQAAKKSGLSAKMIRYYESIDLISPAGRSANGYRYYGEEDLHRLAFIKRSRDMGFSLEEVSKLLTLWQDRHRASADVKAVAGAHIDALNQKIAELVGLRDTLQDLVDTCHGDDRPDCPILRNLESGGCCSVRTPDTP from the coding sequence ATGAACATTGGCCAAGCAGCAAAGAAAAGCGGGCTCTCGGCGAAGATGATTCGCTACTACGAGTCCATCGATCTGATCTCCCCCGCCGGGCGCAGCGCCAACGGCTACCGCTACTATGGCGAGGAAGACCTGCACCGCCTCGCCTTCATCAAGCGGTCCCGTGACATGGGCTTCTCGTTGGAAGAAGTGAGCAAACTGCTGACCCTCTGGCAGGACCGCCATCGCGCCAGCGCTGACGTGAAGGCCGTGGCTGGCGCGCACATCGACGCGCTCAATCAGAAAATCGCCGAACTGGTGGGGCTACGCGACACCCTGCAGGATTTGGTCGACACCTGCCACGGGGATGACCGGCCGGATTGTCCGATTCTCAGGAACCTTGAGTCTGGCGGATGTTGCTCTGTCCGTACGCCCGATACGCCCTGA